TTCACGCTTAGTCGAAGGATATGCGTTCCCTACTTGTCACTTCATTCATCAGAGAGTCTTAGAACTAGCTCTCCTGCCTCAACGTTATCACCCTCTGATATTAGTACCTTCGAGATAACACCCTCATTTATGGCTTTGATATTAGTTCTCATCTTCATCGCTTCTATCGTAAACAAGGGTTGATCGTGAATCACTTTATCACCCTCTTTAGCAAACAGATTCACTACCTTACCGCTGAGCGGTGCACCCACTTCCAGAGGGTTCCTTATGTCTGCTTTTGGTTTGGCCTTTACCAATGTGCTTGTAACAGATTTATCCGACACCCTCACCGGTCGAGGCTGACCATTAATCTCAAACAGTAGTGGTACCCTTCCATCAGGCTCAGTCTCACCAATCGCAAAAAGCTTTACGAGAATCGTTTTGCCTTCCTCAATCTCTACAGTAAGCTCTTCTCCCGGCTCCATCCCATAATAGAAGGCGGATGTAGGAACCACTGAGACATCTCCATAGAGTGTCCTGTGCTTATCGAATTCTTCAAAGACTCCTGGATAAAGAAAGGCTGAGATTAAATCCTGATCCGTTATGTGATGATTAAGGTCCAGTTCCAATCTCTTTCTATTACCATCGAAATCTGCCGATGGGATTAATTCCCCGGGTCTTACATTAATAGGTGTTTTATCCTTTAAGATAGCTTTTTGAATTTCAGGAGGAAATCCTCCCAGGGTCTGCCCGAGGTGTCCCTCCATCATATCAATCACAGTTTCTGGAAAGGCGATTTGATCGGCTTTGTTTATAACATCATCCCGTTTGAGATTATTTTGAATTAAAAATAAAGCCATATCCCCCACCGCTTTCGAAGATGGAGTGACTTTAATGATATCGCCAAAGAGTTTATTTGCCTCGGCGTACATCTGTTTAATGTCTTC
This window of the Thermodesulfobacteriota bacterium genome carries:
- a CDS encoding biotin/lipoyl-containing protein, with amino-acid sequence ANYPDNVVREFIKEAASCGIDLFRIFDCFNWIPNMKVSIETALDTGKIVEAAICYSGDITDPRRDKYTLKYYVDLARELSKMHVHLIAIKDMAGLCKPFAAEKLVRAIKEETGIPLHFHTHATSGNGEATVLKAAEAGADIVDSAISSLSGLTSQPSLNAVVAALEGTERDTCIDVKDLNKLSTYWEAVRGYYAPFEGDMKSSNADVYLYEIPGGQYTNLRSQAQSLGLGDRWEDIKQMYAEANKLFGDIIKVTPSSKAVGDMALFLIQNNLKRDDVINKADQIAFPETVIDMMEGHLGQTLGGFPPEIQKAILKDKTPINVRPGELIPSADFDGNRKRLELDLNHHITDQDLISAFLYPGVFEEFDKHRTLYGDVSVVPTSAFYYGMEPGEELTVEIEEGKTILVKLFAIGETEPDGRVPLLFEINGQPRPVRVSDKSVTSTLVKAKPKADIRNPLEVGAPLSGKVVNLFAKEGDKVIHDQPLFTIEAMKMRTNIKAINEGVISKVLISEGDNVEAGELVLRLSDE